One window of Streptomyces sp. NBC_00273 genomic DNA carries:
- a CDS encoding polysaccharide deacetylase family protein, translating into MAVAALLVAALGTACGSGDSGPDKAAKAKAAEAGAAGALSAAEKAKAAQQARVVAAKKWGLRKTPLAAPPAPKQKPEIHTRDGFEVEDQEEYPNVFTTVPTEDKVVFLTIDDGSEKDPEFLKMMQELKIPYTAFLSDYVVRDNYPYFKQMQAAGVTLNNHTLNHRYMPGLSYEQQREEICGQQDTIQKQFGKRPTLFRPPYGNYNQDTLRAAKSCGIKAVPLWNAEAFTNRMDYREWDRDLHPGDIILTHFRGKEDWKGTMPDMIRHVMKTVTDKGYAVARLEDYL; encoded by the coding sequence GTGGCCGTCGCAGCCCTGCTCGTCGCCGCCCTCGGAACGGCGTGCGGCTCCGGGGACTCCGGGCCGGACAAGGCCGCGAAGGCGAAGGCCGCGGAGGCGGGCGCCGCGGGCGCGCTCAGCGCCGCCGAGAAGGCCAAGGCGGCCCAGCAGGCGCGCGTCGTCGCGGCGAAGAAGTGGGGGCTGCGCAAGACCCCGCTCGCCGCCCCGCCGGCGCCGAAGCAGAAGCCCGAGATCCACACGCGCGACGGATTCGAGGTGGAGGACCAGGAGGAGTACCCCAACGTCTTCACCACGGTCCCGACCGAGGACAAGGTCGTCTTCCTGACGATCGACGACGGCTCGGAGAAGGACCCCGAGTTCCTGAAGATGATGCAGGAGCTCAAGATCCCGTACACGGCCTTCCTCAGCGACTACGTCGTACGGGACAACTACCCGTACTTCAAGCAGATGCAGGCCGCGGGCGTCACCCTGAACAACCACACGCTCAACCACCGCTACATGCCGGGCCTGTCGTACGAGCAGCAGCGCGAGGAGATCTGCGGCCAGCAGGACACGATCCAGAAGCAGTTCGGCAAGCGGCCGACCCTCTTCCGGCCGCCGTACGGCAACTACAACCAGGACACGCTGCGCGCGGCGAAGTCCTGCGGCATCAAGGCGGTACCGCTGTGGAACGCGGAGGCGTTCACCAACCGGATGGACTACCGGGAATGGGACCGCGACCTGCACCCCGGTGACATCATCCTCACGCACTTCCGGGGCAAGGAGGACTGGAAGGGCACGATGCCTGACATGATCCGTCATGTCATGAAGACCGTCACGGACAAGGGATACGCCGTGGCCCGCCTGGAGGACTATCTGTGA
- a CDS encoding polysaccharide deacetylase family protein: protein MRRLVAGTLAAGALALSLTGCGDSAAPTERLARKTAQPTPEAGSAAPSTASTSPAPGGSSDEAYKKWGLTAPLQYAPKPAQKPQIPKPGPGKVPVIDRIPVPADDKVVFLTFDDGAEKDPEFLKMAADLKLPISMFLTDSVASSDYGHFEKIRDNGSASTINNHTLTHPNLRTLSFEAQKKEICGQQERLEKRFGKRPPLFRPPFGNYNDDTLRAASECGVSSLVLWRVSMQINNFQYAEGSALKPGDIILAHFRGPAELKGTTETQMTTRMLQRIQEQGYRIGRLEDYL, encoded by the coding sequence GTGCGCCGGTTGGTAGCCGGGACGCTGGCGGCCGGCGCGCTCGCGCTGTCCCTGACGGGGTGCGGGGACAGCGCGGCCCCCACCGAGCGACTGGCCCGCAAGACGGCGCAGCCGACACCGGAGGCCGGTAGCGCCGCGCCGTCGACGGCGTCGACGTCTCCGGCGCCGGGGGGCTCCTCCGACGAGGCGTACAAGAAGTGGGGCCTGACGGCCCCCCTCCAGTACGCGCCCAAGCCGGCCCAGAAGCCGCAGATCCCGAAGCCGGGCCCGGGCAAGGTCCCGGTGATAGACCGAATACCCGTCCCGGCGGACGACAAGGTCGTCTTCCTGACCTTCGACGACGGCGCGGAGAAGGACCCCGAATTCCTGAAGATGGCGGCCGACCTCAAGCTGCCGATCAGCATGTTCCTCACGGACAGCGTGGCTTCGTCGGACTACGGGCACTTCGAGAAGATCCGCGACAACGGCTCGGCGAGCACGATAAACAACCACACGCTGACGCACCCGAATCTGCGGACCCTCTCCTTCGAGGCGCAGAAGAAGGAGATATGCGGCCAGCAGGAACGCCTGGAGAAGCGCTTCGGCAAGCGCCCGCCGCTCTTCCGCCCGCCCTTCGGCAACTACAACGACGACACCCTCCGGGCGGCCTCGGAGTGCGGAGTCTCGTCCCTGGTGCTGTGGCGGGTCTCGATGCAGATCAACAACTTCCAGTACGCCGAGGGCTCCGCCCTCAAACCGGGCGACATCATCCTCGCCCACTTCCGCGGCCCCGCCGAGCTCAAGGGCACCACGGAAACCCAGATGACGACGCGCATGCTCCAGCGCATCCAGGAACAGGGCTACCGCATCGGCCGCCTGGAGGACTACCTGTAG
- the rimI gene encoding ribosomal protein S18-alanine N-acetyltransferase → MRWWDIGPVLELEHELFPEDAWSAGMFWSELAHARGPQATRRYVVAEDAAGRLVGYAGLAAAGDLADVQTIAAARDQWGTGLGARLLTDLLRAATAFECAEVLLEVRVDNTRAQKLYERFGFEPIGFRRGYYQPGNVDALVMRLTDPAQARTESSESNG, encoded by the coding sequence ATGCGCTGGTGGGACATCGGGCCCGTGCTGGAACTGGAGCACGAGCTGTTCCCCGAGGACGCCTGGTCCGCCGGGATGTTCTGGTCCGAACTCGCCCACGCCCGCGGCCCGCAGGCCACGCGCCGCTACGTCGTCGCCGAGGACGCGGCCGGCCGGCTGGTGGGCTACGCCGGACTGGCCGCCGCCGGCGACCTGGCCGACGTACAGACCATCGCGGCCGCGCGCGACCAGTGGGGGACCGGGCTCGGCGCCCGGCTCCTGACCGACCTGCTGCGCGCCGCTACCGCGTTCGAATGCGCCGAGGTGCTGCTGGAGGTACGGGTGGACAACACCCGTGCCCAGAAGCTCTACGAGCGCTTCGGCTTCGAGCCCATCGGCTTCCGGCGCGGCTACTACCAGCCCGGCAACGTCGACGCGCTCGTCATGCGACTGACCGACCCCGCACAAGCACGAACTGAGAGCAGTGAGAGCAATGGCTGA
- the tsaD gene encoding tRNA (adenosine(37)-N6)-threonylcarbamoyltransferase complex transferase subunit TsaD, with amino-acid sequence MADEPLVLGIETSCDETGVGVVRGTTLLADAIASSVDEHARFGGVVPEVASRAHLEAMVPTIERALKEAGVSARDLDGIAVTAGPGLAGALLVGVSAAKAYAYALGKPLYGVNHLASHICVDQLEHGPLPEPTMALLVSGGHSSLLLAPDITSDVRPLGATIDDAAGEAFDKIARVLQLGFPGGPVIDRLAREGDPKAINFPRGLTGPRDAAYDFSFSGLKTAVARWIEAKRNAGEDVPVRDVAASFQEAVVDVLTRKAIRACKDEGVDHLMIGGGVAANSRLRSLAQERCDAAGIVLRVPRPKLCTDNGAMVAALGAEMVKRNRPASDWDLSADSSLPVTDPHVPGTAHTHGHGHGHSHSHPHDHDHVHELSKDNLYS; translated from the coding sequence ATGGCTGACGAACCGCTCGTCCTCGGCATCGAGACCTCCTGCGACGAGACCGGCGTCGGCGTCGTCCGCGGCACCACCCTGCTCGCGGACGCGATCGCGTCGAGCGTCGACGAGCACGCCCGCTTCGGCGGCGTCGTGCCCGAGGTGGCCTCGCGGGCCCATCTGGAGGCGATGGTCCCCACCATCGAACGCGCCCTGAAGGAGGCCGGGGTCAGCGCCCGCGACCTCGACGGCATCGCCGTCACCGCGGGTCCCGGCCTCGCCGGTGCGCTGCTCGTGGGCGTCTCGGCGGCCAAGGCCTACGCGTACGCGCTCGGCAAGCCGCTGTACGGGGTCAACCACCTCGCCTCCCACATCTGCGTGGACCAGTTGGAGCACGGGCCGCTGCCGGAGCCGACGATGGCGCTGCTGGTGTCCGGCGGGCACTCCTCGCTGCTGCTGGCCCCGGACATCACCTCCGACGTACGGCCGCTCGGCGCGACCATCGACGACGCGGCGGGCGAGGCCTTCGACAAGATCGCGCGCGTGCTCCAGCTGGGCTTCCCCGGCGGTCCGGTCATCGACCGGCTCGCACGCGAGGGCGACCCGAAGGCGATCAACTTCCCGCGCGGGCTGACCGGGCCGCGCGACGCCGCGTACGACTTCTCCTTCTCCGGGCTCAAGACGGCCGTCGCCCGTTGGATCGAGGCGAAGCGGAACGCGGGCGAGGACGTCCCGGTGCGCGATGTGGCGGCGTCCTTCCAGGAGGCCGTGGTGGACGTGCTGACGCGCAAGGCGATCCGGGCGTGCAAGGACGAGGGCGTCGACCACCTGATGATCGGCGGCGGTGTCGCGGCCAACTCCCGACTGCGCTCGCTGGCACAGGAGCGGTGCGACGCCGCGGGGATCGTGCTGCGCGTGCCGCGGCCGAAGCTGTGCACGGACAACGGCGCGATGGTCGCGGCGCTGGGCGCGGAGATGGTCAAGCGGAACCGGCCCGCATCGGACTGGGACCTGTCGGCGGACTCCTCGCTGCCGGTGACGGACCCGCACGTGCCGGGTACCGCGCACACGCACGGGCACGGGCACGGCCACTCGCACTCTCACCCGCACGATCACGACCACGTGCACGAACTGAGCAAGGACAACCTGTACTCGTGA
- a CDS encoding FtsW/RodA/SpoVE family cell cycle protein, which yields MRGLKPLTSAVSRRRTEALLLVFVIAIAVFGHAAAGLAMNGELPPKFVDFTLSMTLLSLVGHLGVRRFAAYADPLIFPLAMLLTGLGLVLLHRLDQGYIERYNSDANAPGQLMWTVVGIAACLLVLALLRDHRLLQRFIYINMAVALVLLIAPAFFGADTYGAKRWIKLFGFSLQPGEFVKIMIAIFFAGYLVIHRDSLALTGRRFLGMRLPPMRQLGPIVTVWIVSMLVLVFERDLGTSLIFFGVFVVMLYVATERTSWIVCGVLMAAAGAFVVGSTEPHVKARVAAWLNPLSYYWENRPAGVTSDQSAQALFSFGTGGISGTGLGMGHPELIAFAGRSDFILTTVGEELGLAGVMAVLILYALLVQRGLRMALGARDPFGKLLAVGLAAALALQVFVVAGGVTGLIPLTGKALPFLAKGGSSLLANWIMIALLLRISDSAERQREADAHGPVETTITPVVRV from the coding sequence GTGCGTGGACTGAAACCCCTGACGTCGGCGGTCTCCCGCCGCCGCACCGAGGCGCTCCTCCTGGTCTTCGTCATCGCCATCGCCGTCTTCGGCCACGCCGCCGCGGGCCTCGCCATGAACGGCGAGCTGCCGCCCAAGTTCGTCGACTTCACCCTGAGCATGACCCTGCTGTCCCTAGTGGGGCATCTGGGCGTACGCCGTTTCGCGGCCTACGCCGACCCGCTGATCTTCCCGCTCGCCATGCTGCTGACCGGCCTCGGACTGGTGCTGCTCCACCGCCTCGACCAGGGCTACATCGAGCGCTACAACTCGGACGCGAACGCCCCCGGCCAGCTGATGTGGACGGTGGTCGGCATCGCCGCCTGCCTGCTCGTACTGGCGCTGCTGCGCGACCACCGGCTGCTGCAACGGTTCATCTACATCAACATGGCCGTCGCGCTGGTGCTGCTGATCGCACCCGCCTTCTTCGGCGCGGACACCTACGGTGCGAAGCGCTGGATCAAACTCTTCGGCTTCTCGCTACAGCCCGGCGAGTTCGTGAAGATCATGATCGCGATCTTCTTCGCCGGGTACCTCGTCATCCACCGGGACTCGCTGGCCCTGACGGGCCGCAGGTTCCTGGGCATGCGGTTGCCCCCGATGCGCCAGCTCGGCCCGATCGTCACGGTGTGGATCGTCTCGATGCTGGTCCTGGTCTTCGAACGCGACCTCGGCACCTCGCTGATCTTCTTCGGGGTGTTCGTGGTGATGCTGTACGTCGCGACCGAACGCACCAGCTGGATCGTCTGCGGTGTGCTCATGGCCGCGGCCGGCGCCTTCGTGGTCGGCTCGACGGAGCCGCACGTCAAGGCGCGCGTGGCCGCGTGGCTCAACCCGCTGTCGTACTACTGGGAGAACCGGCCGGCGGGAGTCACCTCGGACCAGTCGGCGCAGGCCCTGTTCAGCTTCGGCACGGGCGGCATCTCCGGCACGGGCCTCGGCATGGGCCACCCCGAGCTGATCGCGTTCGCCGGGCGCAGCGACTTCATCCTGACCACGGTGGGCGAGGAGCTGGGCCTGGCCGGGGTGATGGCAGTGCTGATCCTCTACGCGCTCCTGGTGCAGCGGGGGCTGCGGATGGCGCTCGGCGCGCGCGATCCCTTCGGCAAGCTGCTCGCGGTGGGCCTGGCGGCGGCGCTGGCCCTACAGGTCTTCGTGGTCGCGGGCGGCGTGACGGGCCTGATCCCCCTGACGGGCAAGGCCCTTCCCTTCCTGGCCAAGGGCGGCTCGTCCCTCCTGGCCAACTGGATCATGATCGCCCTGCTGCTGCGCATCAGCGACAGCGCGGAACGCCAACGCGAGGCGGACGCCCACGGCCCGGTGGAAACGACGATCACGCCGGTGGTGCGGGTGTAG
- a CDS encoding class I SAM-dependent methyltransferase yields the protein MTPEDFAALLAPEGRALLDSLRDYDPSQELAVATRLRREHPAALVSAALGQARLRQRAVAKFGAEDAFRMYFTPGGGEMATRASVASYRAERLAALGVRSLADLCCGIGGDALALARLGIRVLAVDHDPLTVAVARANAEALGLADLIEVREADVTEVDTAGYDAVFIDPARRGGRGRIFDPESYSPPLSWAVETARAAKYAAIKIAPGIPHEAVPAEAEAEWISDQGDVKEAVLWFGTAPGSVRATLLPGPRGLHTADPLPDPQAGPVGRWLYEPDGAVIRAHLVAEVAGQLDGRLIDPTIAYITADELRATPYATAYEITDVLPFGLKKLKALLRERGVGILTVKKRGSAIEPEELRKKVKPQGPNSATVFLTRVAGAPSMLIGAPAAPPAVPPAATPGR from the coding sequence GTGACCCCCGAAGACTTCGCCGCCCTGCTCGCCCCCGAGGGCCGGGCCCTCCTCGACTCGCTCCGCGACTACGACCCCTCCCAGGAGCTGGCCGTCGCCACCCGGCTGCGCCGCGAGCACCCCGCCGCCCTGGTCTCCGCCGCGCTCGGGCAGGCCCGGCTGCGGCAGCGCGCCGTGGCGAAGTTCGGCGCCGAGGACGCCTTCCGGATGTACTTCACGCCCGGCGGCGGTGAGATGGCCACCCGCGCGTCCGTTGCCTCGTACCGGGCCGAGCGGCTCGCCGCCCTCGGCGTACGGAGCCTTGCGGACCTGTGCTGCGGCATCGGCGGCGACGCCCTGGCCCTGGCCCGGCTCGGCATCCGGGTGCTCGCGGTGGACCACGACCCGCTCACGGTCGCCGTCGCGCGGGCCAATGCCGAGGCGCTGGGGCTGGCGGACCTGATCGAGGTCCGGGAGGCGGACGTGACGGAGGTCGACACCGCCGGCTACGACGCCGTCTTCATCGACCCGGCCCGGCGCGGGGGGCGCGGCCGGATCTTCGACCCGGAGTCGTACTCGCCGCCGCTGTCGTGGGCGGTGGAGACGGCCCGTGCGGCGAAGTACGCAGCCATCAAGATCGCCCCCGGGATCCCGCACGAAGCCGTGCCCGCGGAGGCCGAGGCCGAGTGGATCTCCGACCAGGGAGACGTCAAGGAGGCCGTGCTCTGGTTCGGGACCGCGCCGGGGAGCGTGCGCGCCACCCTGCTCCCCGGGCCGCGCGGGCTGCACACCGCCGATCCGCTGCCCGATCCGCAGGCCGGTCCGGTCGGCCGCTGGCTCTACGAGCCCGACGGCGCCGTCATCCGGGCCCACCTCGTCGCCGAGGTCGCCGGGCAGCTGGACGGCCGGCTGATCGACCCGACCATCGCCTACATCACCGCCGACGAGCTGCGCGCGACGCCGTACGCGACGGCGTACGAGATCACCGACGTTTTGCCCTTCGGCCTGAAGAAGCTGAAGGCGCTGCTGCGCGAGCGCGGGGTCGGGATCCTGACCGTGAAGAAGCGCGGCTCGGCGATCGAGCCCGAGGAGCTGCGCAAGAAGGTCAAGCCGCAGGGGCCGAACTCCGCGACCGTCTTCCTGACCCGGGTGGCGGGTGCTCCCTCGATGCTCATCGGCGCCCCGGCCGCACCGCCTGCCGTACCGCCTGCGGCGACGCCCGGCCGGTGA
- the tsaE gene encoding tRNA (adenosine(37)-N6)-threonylcarbamoyltransferase complex ATPase subunit type 1 TsaE — MEEVPLEAQRSQAPAPEAAAGAETRITIDSPDAMQELGRRIAALLRPGDLVLLTGELGAGKTTLTRGLGEGLGVRGAVTSPTFVIARVHPSLTGGPALVHVDAYRLGGGLDEMEDLDLDVSLPESVVVVEWGDGKVEELSDDRLHVVIARAVGHEEVLDDVREVQVRGVGSRWSAGAGLDALAGALSE; from the coding sequence ATGGAAGAAGTACCGCTGGAAGCACAGCGCAGCCAGGCGCCGGCACCTGAGGCCGCGGCCGGCGCGGAGACCCGGATCACCATCGACTCCCCGGACGCGATGCAGGAATTGGGCCGCAGGATCGCCGCCCTGCTGCGCCCCGGCGACCTCGTCCTGCTGACCGGCGAGCTGGGCGCGGGCAAGACCACGCTCACCCGGGGCCTCGGCGAGGGCCTGGGCGTGCGCGGGGCCGTGACCTCGCCGACCTTCGTGATCGCCCGGGTGCACCCCTCACTGACCGGCGGACCGGCGCTGGTGCACGTGGACGCGTACCGCCTGGGCGGCGGGCTGGACGAGATGGAGGACCTGGACCTCGACGTCTCGCTGCCCGAGTCCGTCGTCGTCGTGGAGTGGGGCGACGGCAAGGTGGAGGAGCTCTCCGACGACCGGCTGCACGTGGTGATCGCGCGGGCGGTCGGCCACGAGGAGGTCCTGGACGACGTGCGGGAGGTCCAGGTGCGCGGGGTCGGGTCGCGCTGGAGCGCAGGGGCCGGGCTGGACGCCCTCGCCGGCGCCCTCTCGGAGTAA
- the tsaB gene encoding tRNA (adenosine(37)-N6)-threonylcarbamoyltransferase complex dimerization subunit type 1 TsaB, with translation MLLLAVDTATPAVTVALHDGESVVAESNQVDARRHGELLLPSVDKVLAEAGVTLEAVTGVVVGVGPGPYTGLRVGLVTASTFAAVLGVPVHGLCTLDGLAYAAGAAGIEGPFTVATDARRKEVYWARYEDPRTRVGEPAVDRPADIAEQVAGLPSVGQGALLYPEVFQDARGPEHQSAAALASLAAERLAAGLEFLPPTPLYLRRPDAQVPKNYKVVTPQ, from the coding sequence GTGCTCTTGCTCGCCGTAGATACCGCCACGCCCGCCGTCACCGTCGCCCTCCACGACGGTGAGTCCGTCGTCGCCGAGTCGAACCAGGTCGACGCCCGCCGCCACGGGGAGCTCCTGCTGCCCTCCGTGGACAAGGTCCTCGCCGAGGCCGGGGTCACGCTCGAAGCCGTCACCGGCGTCGTCGTCGGTGTCGGCCCCGGCCCCTACACCGGACTGCGCGTCGGCCTCGTCACCGCCTCCACCTTCGCCGCCGTGCTGGGCGTGCCCGTGCACGGCCTGTGCACGCTCGACGGCCTCGCCTACGCCGCCGGGGCCGCAGGCATCGAGGGCCCCTTCACCGTCGCCACCGACGCGCGGCGCAAGGAGGTCTACTGGGCCCGGTACGAGGACCCGCGCACGCGCGTCGGCGAGCCCGCCGTGGACCGCCCGGCCGACATCGCCGAGCAGGTCGCGGGCCTGCCCTCGGTCGGCCAGGGCGCGCTCCTGTACCCCGAGGTCTTCCAGGACGCCCGGGGCCCCGAGCACCAGTCGGCCGCGGCGCTGGCCTCGCTGGCCGCGGAACGACTGGCGGCGGGCCTGGAGTTCCTGCCTCCGACCCCCCTCTACCTGCGCCGGCCCGACGCCCAGGTGCCCAAGAACTACAAGGTGGTCACCCCGCAGTGA
- a CDS encoding VOC family protein — protein sequence MAIDSVVVRQRVEDLDAAVPFYEKLTGSTAARFAFAGVTLASVGPFLLFAGPDEAVQRVAGVAATLSVSDLNAAVEEAEAGGAVTVMPIQPTPNGHRAVLRHPHGGVYEYVGP from the coding sequence ATGGCTATCGATTCAGTGGTCGTACGACAGCGCGTCGAGGATCTGGACGCGGCTGTGCCCTTCTACGAGAAGTTGACCGGAAGCACGGCGGCGCGGTTCGCCTTCGCCGGAGTCACCCTGGCGAGCGTCGGCCCCTTCCTCCTGTTCGCCGGACCCGACGAGGCGGTGCAGCGGGTCGCAGGCGTGGCGGCGACGCTCTCCGTCTCCGACCTGAACGCCGCGGTCGAAGAAGCCGAAGCGGGGGGAGCCGTCACCGTGATGCCCATCCAGCCCACCCCGAACGGCCACCGAGCAGTGCTGCGGCACCCCCACGGCGGCGTCTACGAGTACGTCGGTCCGTGA
- a CDS encoding GntR family transcriptional regulator, translating to MTSQGSSRQPKYQRIADALRTAIQAGEFGPGDRLPGENDLMATYEVARMTARQALGVLQNEGLAEARKGAGVFVRAFKPLRRRGIQRLAQEQWGSGRSVWSADSEDRELVVDQIEVREGEADDRVCDALGVPAGTRVWVRSRCFVLDGKPVLFAVSYLPADIVGDSVITQVDTGPGGVYARLTELGNGPVRFREEVRSRMPSADEAERLALSMGTPVIQIVRTAFAAGGRVVEVNEMTLDSASYVLEYDFDA from the coding sequence ATGACCAGCCAGGGCAGCAGCCGTCAGCCGAAGTACCAGCGGATCGCTGATGCGCTGAGGACGGCGATCCAGGCGGGCGAGTTCGGCCCGGGCGACCGGCTGCCGGGTGAGAACGACCTCATGGCGACCTATGAGGTCGCGCGGATGACCGCGCGTCAGGCCCTCGGTGTGCTGCAGAACGAAGGACTCGCAGAGGCCCGGAAGGGTGCCGGAGTTTTCGTCCGGGCGTTCAAGCCCCTGCGGCGGCGCGGTATCCAGCGGCTGGCGCAGGAGCAGTGGGGGTCGGGGCGGTCCGTCTGGTCCGCCGACTCCGAGGATCGAGAGCTGGTCGTCGACCAGATCGAGGTGCGTGAGGGAGAGGCGGACGACCGCGTCTGCGACGCGCTCGGCGTTCCGGCGGGGACTCGGGTGTGGGTGCGCAGCCGTTGCTTCGTGCTCGACGGCAAGCCGGTGCTCTTCGCGGTGTCGTACCTGCCGGCGGACATCGTCGGGGACTCCGTCATCACCCAGGTCGACACCGGTCCCGGCGGGGTGTACGCGCGGCTGACCGAGCTGGGGAACGGGCCCGTGCGTTTCCGGGAAGAAGTGCGGTCCCGGATGCCTTCGGCCGACGAGGCCGAACGGCTCGCGCTTTCCATGGGCACGCCCGTCATCCAGATCGTGCGCACCGCATTCGCCGCGGGTGGGCGGGTCGTCGAGGTCAACGAGATGACGCTGGACTCCGCCTCCTACGTGCTGGAGTACGACTTCGACGCCTAG
- a CDS encoding alpha/beta fold hydrolase codes for MRSSPVSVHVCPGCTWAAERSEGGGVSENWRKAGWAGAAIGVIAAGAAAGVAVERITVGRGMRMKARLALDAAGDYGSLRGAEGICRAEDATELYYEVDELPEDGKRRRLRRKAEPQATVVFCHGYCLGQDSWHFQRAALRGVVRAVYWDQRSHGRSARGLAQADGEAVSIDQLGRDLKAVIDATAPEGPLILVGHSMGGMTIMGFAEQYPEIVRDRVVGVALVGTSSGRLDEVTYGLPAAGMGAVRRLLPGVLKALGSQVELVEKGRRATADLFAGMIKMYSFGSRDVDPGVARFAERLIEATPIDVVAEFYPAFQTHDKTSALQLFADLPVTVIAGDKDMITPPAHSVAIKEALPGADLVVLESTGHLMMLERPETVTRLLTELLARTGAATLPAATNVGGHGRSTAGSTAQPGAGT; via the coding sequence ATGAGATCGTCACCCGTATCGGTGCACGTGTGCCCCGGGTGTACCTGGGCGGCTGAGCGGAGTGAGGGCGGCGGCGTGAGCGAGAACTGGCGCAAGGCCGGCTGGGCCGGCGCCGCCATCGGCGTGATAGCCGCGGGCGCGGCGGCCGGTGTCGCGGTAGAACGGATCACCGTGGGGCGCGGCATGCGGATGAAGGCACGCCTGGCACTCGACGCGGCCGGGGACTACGGGTCCCTGCGCGGCGCCGAGGGGATCTGCCGGGCCGAGGACGCCACCGAGCTCTACTACGAGGTCGACGAGCTCCCCGAAGACGGCAAGCGGCGCCGGCTGCGGCGCAAGGCCGAGCCCCAGGCCACCGTCGTCTTCTGTCACGGCTACTGCCTCGGCCAGGACTCCTGGCACTTCCAGCGCGCCGCCCTGCGCGGCGTGGTCCGGGCGGTCTACTGGGACCAGCGCAGCCACGGCCGCAGCGCCCGCGGCCTCGCCCAGGCGGACGGCGAGGCGGTGAGCATCGACCAGCTCGGCCGGGACCTGAAGGCCGTCATCGACGCGACCGCCCCCGAGGGGCCGCTGATCCTGGTGGGTCACTCGATGGGCGGAATGACCATCATGGGATTCGCCGAGCAGTACCCCGAGATCGTCCGCGACCGCGTCGTCGGCGTGGCCCTGGTCGGCACTTCCAGCGGTCGCCTCGACGAGGTGACGTACGGGCTTCCGGCCGCCGGCATGGGGGCCGTGCGCCGGCTCCTGCCGGGCGTGCTCAAGGCGCTCGGCTCGCAGGTGGAGCTGGTGGAGAAGGGCCGGCGGGCCACCGCGGACCTCTTCGCCGGAATGATCAAGATGTACTCGTTCGGATCCCGGGACGTGGATCCGGGCGTCGCGCGCTTCGCGGAGCGGCTGATCGAGGCCACGCCCATCGACGTGGTCGCCGAGTTCTACCCGGCCTTCCAGACCCACGACAAGACCTCCGCGCTCCAGCTGTTCGCGGACCTGCCGGTCACGGTCATAGCCGGGGACAAGGACATGATCACCCCGCCCGCCCACAGCGTCGCCATCAAGGAGGCGCTGCCCGGCGCCGACCTCGTGGTCCTGGAGTCCACCGGGCACCTGATGATGCTGGAACGCCCGGAGACCGTGACGCGGCTGCTCACCGAGCTCCTGGCGCGCACCGGGGCGGCCACCCTCCCCGCAGCGACTAACGTTGGCGGGCATGGAAGAAGTACCGCTGGAAGCACAGCGCAGCCAGGCGCCGGCACCTGA